Proteins from one Aulosira sp. FACHB-615 genomic window:
- a CDS encoding CVNH domain-containing protein, giving the protein MKSVLKLCIAVLFTFVVSFMTTNSALALGQFSLTCRNTSIQGSVLTSTCERASGGVYKTSSINLNPEVENVNGSLKWQPGNFIETCRGTQLVGSRLSAQCKTRAQQWVSTTINLDDHIANIDGTLKYE; this is encoded by the coding sequence ATGAAATCAGTTCTGAAACTATGTATTGCCGTCCTGTTCACATTTGTTGTGTCTTTTATGACCACAAATTCTGCCTTGGCTTTGGGTCAGTTTAGCTTGACTTGTCGTAACACTAGTATTCAAGGTTCTGTTCTAACATCTACTTGCGAAAGAGCGAGTGGTGGCGTTTACAAAACTAGTTCTATTAATTTGAACCCAGAAGTTGAAAATGTTAATGGTAGTCTGAAGTGGCAACCCGGTAACTTTATTGAGACTTGCAGAGGAACCCAACTAGTTGGTTCACGTCTAAGTGCTCAATGTAAAACCCGCGCTCAACAGTGGGTTTCCACCACAATAAACCTTGACGACCACATTGCCAATATTGATGGCACTCTAAAGTATGAGTAA
- a CDS encoding ATP-binding protein, whose translation MDNKICLKVNTDLNASSEILSWFEQINQTSNIDQEIWWQCQTLLIEGFANIVEHAHKNLPQETPIEIEVWLSNKQIDIRILSQGEAFDLEKQLQQVPEFENNHRERGRGLKIMSAIADKLTYEPTADNRYCLLISKFY comes from the coding sequence GTGGATAATAAAATTTGTTTAAAAGTAAACACAGACTTGAATGCCTCGTCTGAGATTTTATCTTGGTTTGAGCAAATTAATCAAACATCCAATATTGACCAAGAAATTTGGTGGCAATGCCAAACCCTGTTAATAGAAGGCTTTGCCAACATTGTAGAACATGCTCATAAAAATCTTCCCCAAGAAACTCCGATTGAGATAGAAGTTTGGCTGTCGAATAAACAAATAGACATCCGCATATTATCCCAAGGAGAAGCTTTCGATTTAGAAAAGCAATTACAACAAGTTCCTGAATTTGAAAATAATCATCGAGAACGAGGGCGAGGCTTAAAAATTATGTCAGCGATCGCCGATAAATTAACTTATGAACCAACAGCAGATAATCGGTACTGTTTATTAATTAGTAAATTTTACTAA
- a CDS encoding GAF domain-containing protein: protein MKAPLPDNEAQRIEALLEYKILNTPSEAAFDDLTNLASYICGTPIALISLIDQNRQWFKAKVGLNETETPRDIAFCGYSILGSDVFIVPDATADERFAKNPLVTSNPHIRFYAGVPLINPEGYALGTLCVIDRVPRNLSPQQIEALRILGRQVIKQMELQRNLANLASITNERKHKQKVHRDFFKRVTGGFGLASIILVLIGLISYKNTKIFININHQIQKTQKQISRLETLLSDVKDAEARQINYILTGDQADFDTYQIALKNINGQIRNLQKHTTDKPRQKQQLIVIESLINNKINILEKTINLRQDKGFNVALQAILADKKNNLMADIRQAIDAIENEQKQLLKEQSQTDRVSTRYTILILAFAICLSFVILAVVYYLIYCEFTARKLTEDTLNEERNFISAVLDTASALVIVLDAKGQIVRFNHACEQITGYSFDEVRGRYFWNLFLLPEEIEPVKVAFAQLQSSEHQGYQNYESCWVTKDGSRRLIAWSNAILQNYEGAVEYVISTGIDITDSKRAQKQLKTQYAITRVLAESTTIAETIPQILQAIGENLEWDVSEIWIVDQQTNVLRCSDSWYRDSLEIQEFTTVSQEISFAPGIGLPGCAWANCELVWFTDVANNHRFLRHELANQMGLHGAFGFPIRSEHKIFGVITCFSQQIQQYDQELGKILNSIGEQVGQFIQRKKAEEELQRQNLRSQLLTEITLKIRQSLEIAEILEITAKEVQKILQTDRVLISQISSHGSDNMLVEAVVSDWPSIKQQNIADSYLQTEYQQQYYLQQYRQKQIAINSELDLLSIQQSHLELLQKLGVKANLVIPILVKEELCGLLIVHQCASPHQWSSFETHLLRQIADQVGIAIAQAQLLKVETQQREELEVARRQAELASQAKSAFLANMSHEIRTPMNAVLGMTSLMLETPLNQEQRDFIETIRISGDALLSLINEILDLSKLEAGEMTLETLNFDLANCVEEVLDLLAPQAHQKNLEIAALIYRNVPTQLQGDASRLRQILMNLISNAIKFTSVGEVLIKAELRWENTTTANIRFAVIDTGLGITTENQNQLFTPFTQVHTANKYKYGGTGLGLAICKQLVTLMGGEIGVDSQLGKGSEFWFEIPFTKQLQPVTMMDDRGILRDRRMLLVDDNTTNHKIIDYQATRWGMQVDKADSAEAVIRAIEAADKQRKPYDVVLIDMLSPINGMAVAGMIKAQSAMAEIPLIMLTSTNQRDEMQRSLEMGFAAYLVKPVKPSRLLDTLITILGFHSPPQHLPNNQELEMNNLQNSHPRLATGSSKLRILVAEDNLVNQKVALKQLKSLGYNADVAANGQEVLQLLEKIPYDVIFMDCQMPVLDGLETTKEIHRWYEGDFAHRRRPVIIAMTANAMKEDKQLCLDAGMDDYLSKPVIRENLAAVLEHWSQFLIATEHPVAINHEDGNTFFIDWEHLHQLSENDAEFELQLLEIFVEDMQSRLESIKAAIANSDFQQMAQQTHQIKGTTNNIGAKSMYLAAEKLEQLALYQERRGSTELIAELEDFVNRVKAFLTQSCN, encoded by the coding sequence ATGAAAGCACCATTACCCGATAACGAAGCACAAAGAATAGAGGCACTTTTAGAGTATAAAATCCTCAATACTCCATCAGAAGCCGCATTTGATGACTTGACTAATTTAGCTTCGTATATTTGCGGAACACCAATTGCCTTAATTAGCTTAATTGATCAAAATCGGCAGTGGTTTAAGGCAAAAGTTGGGTTGAACGAAACAGAAACACCCAGAGATATTGCATTTTGTGGGTATTCTATCTTAGGGTCTGATGTTTTTATTGTCCCTGATGCCACAGCTGACGAACGTTTTGCGAAAAACCCCTTGGTTACTTCTAATCCCCACATTCGATTTTATGCTGGTGTGCCATTGATTAACCCTGAAGGTTATGCCTTGGGTACACTTTGCGTTATTGACCGTGTGCCTCGTAATTTATCTCCACAACAAATCGAAGCATTACGCATTCTGGGGCGACAAGTCATCAAACAGATGGAATTGCAAAGAAATTTAGCAAATTTAGCCAGCATAACGAATGAACGTAAACACAAACAAAAAGTACATAGAGATTTTTTTAAAAGAGTTACTGGCGGTTTTGGGTTAGCTTCGATAATTTTAGTTTTAATCGGCTTAATTTCTTATAAAAATACCAAAATATTTATTAATATCAACCATCAAATTCAAAAAACTCAAAAGCAAATTTCTCGTTTAGAAACACTGCTGTCTGATGTTAAAGATGCCGAAGCTCGGCAAATAAATTATATACTTACAGGAGATCAGGCTGATTTCGACACATATCAAATAGCACTAAAAAATATTAATGGACAAATCAGAAATCTGCAAAAACACACAACAGATAAGCCGCGTCAAAAACAGCAATTAATCGTCATAGAAAGCCTAATAAATAATAAAATAAATATCCTCGAAAAAACTATTAATTTGCGTCAAGATAAAGGCTTTAATGTAGCATTGCAGGCTATATTGGCAGATAAAAAAAACAATTTAATGGCTGATATTCGCCAAGCTATTGATGCCATAGAAAATGAACAAAAGCAGTTATTAAAAGAGCAGTCACAAACAGACAGAGTTAGCACGCGCTACACAATTTTAATTCTGGCTTTTGCTATTTGTCTGAGCTTTGTGATTTTAGCTGTGGTTTACTACCTGATTTATTGTGAATTTACAGCCCGAAAGTTAACAGAAGATACACTCAACGAAGAACGCAACTTTATCTCCGCAGTTTTAGATACAGCTAGTGCATTGGTGATTGTACTTGATGCCAAAGGGCAAATTGTTCGCTTTAACCATGCTTGTGAGCAAATTACAGGTTACTCATTTGATGAAGTCAGGGGAAGATATTTCTGGAATTTATTTTTATTACCTGAAGAAATCGAGCCAGTCAAAGTTGCGTTTGCTCAGTTGCAATCAAGTGAGCATCAAGGCTATCAAAATTACGAAAGCTGTTGGGTAACAAAAGATGGTAGCCGACGACTAATTGCTTGGTCAAATGCGATTTTGCAAAACTACGAAGGCGCAGTGGAATATGTCATCAGTACAGGGATTGATATTACTGATAGCAAACGCGCCCAAAAGCAACTAAAGACACAATATGCAATTACCCGTGTCTTAGCAGAATCTACCACGATCGCCGAAACCATTCCCCAGATTTTGCAAGCTATTGGTGAAAACTTGGAATGGGATGTCAGCGAAATTTGGATAGTTGACCAACAAACAAATGTACTCAGATGTTCTGACTCTTGGTATCGGGATTCTTTGGAGATACAAGAGTTTACAACCGTGAGTCAGGAAATTTCATTTGCACCAGGAATCGGATTACCTGGTTGCGCTTGGGCTAATTGTGAACTGGTATGGTTTACTGATGTTGCCAATAACCACAGGTTTTTGCGCCATGAACTAGCGAACCAAATGGGATTACATGGCGCTTTTGGTTTTCCCATTCGCAGTGAACATAAAATCTTTGGGGTAATTACTTGTTTCAGCCAGCAAATTCAACAATATGACCAAGAGTTAGGGAAAATTCTCAATTCGATTGGGGAACAAGTCGGGCAGTTTATTCAACGCAAAAAAGCGGAAGAAGAACTACAACGACAAAACTTGCGATCGCAATTATTGACAGAAATCACCCTCAAAATTCGTCAATCTTTAGAAATAGCAGAGATTCTGGAAATCACCGCCAAAGAAGTCCAAAAAATTCTGCAAACTGACCGGGTATTAATTTCACAAATATCTAGTCATGGCTCAGATAATATGCTAGTTGAGGCTGTAGTTTCTGACTGGCCATCAATCAAACAACAAAATATTGCCGACTCTTACTTACAAACAGAATATCAACAACAATACTATTTACAACAATACCGCCAAAAGCAAATCGCCATCAATAGCGAGTTAGATTTACTAAGTATTCAACAAAGTCATCTAGAATTATTGCAAAAGCTTGGGGTCAAAGCCAATTTAGTCATTCCAATTCTGGTTAAAGAGGAACTCTGCGGTTTATTAATTGTTCATCAATGTGCTTCGCCTCACCAATGGTCAAGTTTTGAAACTCATCTTTTGCGGCAAATTGCTGATCAAGTCGGGATTGCTATTGCCCAAGCTCAATTGCTCAAAGTAGAAACCCAACAACGAGAAGAATTAGAAGTAGCTCGTCGTCAAGCAGAATTAGCTTCTCAAGCCAAAAGTGCATTTTTAGCGAATATGAGTCATGAAATTCGCACACCGATGAATGCTGTTTTGGGTATGACTAGTTTAATGTTAGAAACTCCCCTCAATCAAGAACAGCGAGATTTTATCGAAACCATTCGGATTAGTGGTGATGCACTGTTAAGTCTGATTAACGAGATTTTGGATTTATCAAAACTTGAGGCTGGAGAAATGACTTTAGAAACCCTCAATTTTGATTTAGCCAATTGTGTAGAAGAAGTCTTAGATTTATTAGCCCCCCAAGCGCATCAAAAAAACTTAGAAATTGCTGCGTTAATTTATCGCAATGTGCCGACACAACTCCAAGGTGATGCTAGTCGTCTGCGACAAATTTTGATGAACTTGATTAGTAATGCCATCAAATTTACTAGTGTGGGAGAAGTACTAATTAAAGCTGAATTGCGTTGGGAAAATACCACAACAGCTAATATTCGTTTTGCCGTTATCGATACTGGTTTGGGGATTACCACAGAAAACCAAAATCAATTATTTACTCCATTTACCCAAGTGCATACTGCTAATAAATACAAGTATGGTGGTACTGGTTTAGGATTGGCAATTTGCAAGCAACTTGTAACTTTAATGGGAGGAGAAATTGGTGTAGACAGCCAGTTAGGTAAAGGTTCGGAATTTTGGTTTGAGATTCCTTTTACCAAACAACTGCAACCAGTCACCATGATGGACGATCGCGGAATTTTGCGCGATCGCCGGATGCTTTTAGTAGATGACAACACAACTAATCACAAAATTATCGATTATCAAGCCACTCGTTGGGGAATGCAGGTGGATAAAGCTGATAGTGCGGAGGCTGTTATCCGGGCGATAGAAGCGGCTGACAAGCAAAGAAAACCCTATGATGTGGTTTTAATTGATATGCTGTCCCCAATCAATGGGATGGCTGTAGCAGGAATGATTAAGGCTCAATCTGCAATGGCGGAGATCCCTCTGATTATGCTGACATCTACCAATCAACGGGATGAAATGCAGCGATCGCTAGAAATGGGATTTGCAGCCTATTTAGTCAAACCTGTGAAGCCATCTCGGCTCCTTGATACTCTCATTACTATTTTAGGTTTCCACTCCCCACCACAGCATCTACCAAATAATCAGGAGTTAGAAATGAACAATTTACAAAATAGTCACCCTCGTCTGGCTACTGGCTCCTCTAAATTAAGAATTCTCGTGGCTGAGGATAATTTAGTCAATCAAAAAGTTGCGCTCAAACAACTAAAAAGCTTGGGTTACAATGCCGATGTTGCTGCCAACGGTCAAGAAGTTTTACAACTATTAGAAAAAATTCCTTACGATGTAATTTTTATGGATTGCCAAATGCCCGTTTTAGATGGGTTGGAAACGACCAAAGAAATTCATCGTTGGTATGAAGGTGATTTTGCTCACCGTCGTCGTCCAGTGATTATTGCGATGACGGCCAATGCTATGAAAGAAGATAAACAATTATGTCTTGATGCAGGTATGGATGATTATTTAAGCAAGCCTGTCATTAGAGAAAATTTAGCCGCAGTCTTAGAACATTGGAGTCAGTTTTTAATTGCTACTGAACATCCAGTTGCTATTAATCATGAGGATGGTAATACATTCTTTATTGATTGGGAACATTTACATCAGTTATCCGAAAATGATGCCGAATTTGAATTGCAATTATTAGAAATTTTTGTTGAAGATATGCAGTCTCGTTTAGAGTCAATCAAAGCTGCGATCGCTAACAGTGACTTTCAGCAAATGGCACAACAAACCCATCAAATTAAAGGTACTACTAACAACATTGGTGCTAAATCTATGTATTTAGCGGCGGAAAAGTTAGAACAACTCGCTCTTTATCAAGAACGTCGCGGCAGTACAGAACTAATTGCAGAACTAGAAGATTTTGTCAATCGAGTGAAAGCATTTTTAACACAATCCTGTAATTAA
- a CDS encoding glycosyltransferase — protein sequence MNFASLNNSANFPGNSRSTLKKRTLLFRYLAEINLIFGFWYLQWRITHSINFDALWLSIPLLLAEIYSYFGGVLFVIGLWRPLVRQVKSLDQMIPPLAKSEWPTVDVFITCYNEPPEIVEQTATAALAIDYPVTKLHVYVLDDGNSPAMRTMTERLCIQDLQSPLLQQEANRIDAERSHLVERLQKLENLKVNIQAAEEWLQELSSTQNAQTTSAAELLASLQQFILCLPPEHHTITARLKTEKRALETAIYQKEQELAQLLRFHYIARPKPVGVPHHAKAGNLNYAIFSGETAGEFILTLDADHIPKPQFLKRVLPYFYTYNLFTGKYEQNRIAFVQTPQAFYNIPVGDPFGHQANLFYGPLQQGKDGMNAAFYTGTNAILRREALINVGLQYFADEFSKDETKLDEFKLVGGVSSNSITEDMNTAMRLHGAGWKSIYHHELLAEGLAPDDLSSTLKQRLRWAQGTIQVLLKENPFAKPGLTFWQRLQYFKTMYSYFSGFASLVFIVCPIIYFFTEIAPVKTFGYDFAIHFIPAFIINRLTFLTVAWGIPAGELWRSEQYAIALFPLLIQAVWSVFTGQKINFQVTPKQRQSGIYLRMVWSQLLVFILTVLGMLWSFYLFIIGHNKYPGISLINSVWAIYNLMLLWGVIRAAVWQPSPKY from the coding sequence ATGAATTTTGCATCTTTGAATAACTCGGCTAATTTTCCTGGTAACAGTCGCTCAACACTCAAAAAACGCACATTGTTATTTCGCTACTTAGCCGAAATTAATTTAATTTTCGGTTTTTGGTATTTACAATGGCGTATTACTCATTCAATTAACTTTGATGCTTTGTGGCTGTCAATTCCTTTATTATTAGCGGAAATTTATAGTTATTTTGGCGGTGTGCTATTTGTCATTGGTTTGTGGCGGCCTTTAGTGCGGCAGGTTAAATCTCTTGACCAAATGATCCCACCTTTAGCAAAATCGGAATGGCCAACAGTAGATGTATTTATCACTTGCTACAATGAGCCACCAGAAATTGTTGAGCAAACTGCAACGGCGGCTTTAGCAATTGATTATCCTGTTACTAAATTGCATGTTTATGTATTAGATGATGGCAACTCACCAGCCATGCGAACCATGACCGAAAGATTATGTATTCAAGATTTGCAATCACCATTATTACAACAAGAAGCTAACCGTATTGATGCTGAACGCTCTCATTTAGTAGAACGTCTGCAAAAACTAGAAAATCTCAAAGTCAATATTCAAGCGGCGGAAGAGTGGTTACAAGAATTATCATCAACTCAAAATGCTCAGACAACATCAGCAGCAGAATTACTCGCAAGTCTACAACAGTTTATTTTGTGTTTACCGCCGGAACATCACACTATAACTGCACGTCTGAAAACTGAAAAACGAGCTTTAGAAACAGCAATTTACCAAAAAGAACAGGAATTAGCTCAACTGCTAAGATTTCATTATATTGCACGTCCTAAGCCCGTGGGTGTACCTCACCATGCAAAAGCAGGTAATCTTAATTATGCGATTTTTTCAGGAGAAACTGCGGGGGAATTTATTCTCACTTTAGATGCCGATCATATTCCTAAACCACAGTTTCTCAAACGAGTTTTACCATATTTTTATACATATAATCTTTTCACTGGTAAGTACGAACAAAACCGCATTGCTTTTGTCCAAACACCACAAGCTTTTTATAATATTCCAGTTGGTGATCCTTTTGGACATCAAGCTAATTTATTTTACGGGCCACTACAACAGGGCAAAGATGGGATGAATGCGGCATTTTACACAGGGACAAATGCTATCCTCCGCCGGGAAGCCCTGATTAATGTAGGACTGCAATATTTTGCTGATGAGTTTAGTAAAGATGAAACTAAGTTAGATGAATTTAAATTAGTAGGTGGGGTATCTAGTAATAGTATTACAGAAGATATGAATACAGCTATGCGGCTGCATGGTGCTGGTTGGAAATCGATTTATCATCACGAACTTTTAGCAGAAGGTTTAGCGCCGGATGATTTGAGTTCTACTTTAAAACAGCGACTACGCTGGGCTCAAGGAACTATCCAAGTTTTATTAAAAGAAAATCCCTTTGCTAAACCAGGACTGACATTTTGGCAACGCCTACAATATTTTAAAACCATGTATAGCTATTTTTCAGGCTTTGCTAGTCTGGTATTTATTGTTTGTCCAATTATTTATTTCTTTACCGAAATTGCCCCTGTAAAAACCTTTGGCTATGATTTTGCTATACATTTTATTCCGGCTTTTATTATCAATCGCTTAACATTTTTAACAGTGGCTTGGGGGATTCCGGCTGGTGAATTGTGGCGTTCAGAACAATATGCGATCGCATTATTTCCCTTATTAATTCAAGCTGTCTGGAGTGTGTTCACCGGACAAAAAATTAATTTCCAAGTTACCCCAAAACAGCGACAATCTGGTATTTACCTGCGTATGGTCTGGTCGCAATTACTGGTATTTATACTGACAGTTTTAGGTATGCTATGGAGTTTTTATTTATTTATCATTGGTCATAATAAGTATCCTGGGATATCTCTCATCAACAGTGTTTGGGCTATTTATAATCTAATGCTTTTGTGGGGTGTGATTCGGGCGGCTGTTTGGCAACCATCCCCAAAGTATTAA
- a CDS encoding SpoIIE family protein phosphatase, whose translation MVKILVIDDDPIVQAVLKRTLQNQGYEITVATNGKEGIIQARLLRPALIICDWVMSYLDGLEVCRQIKADPELATTFFILLTAKGAARGEEEDRVRGLDAGADEFISKPIEMNELKARVRAGLRLHQLNQDLHSQKQALEILNQTLQTQKQIMETELAEAADYVRSLLPPPLTGVVTTETLFIPSAQLGGDCFDYYWLDDDHLVIYLLDVSGHGVGSALLSVSVLNMLRSQSLPHTNFCQPSEVLKALNHNFQMSNQGAKYFTIWYGVYDRIKQQLVYANAGHPPAILISNQSPNNLQVQQLISLDLPIGFLPEVDFVEAVFEITENSTLYIFSDGVYEINQPNGKLLGLDAFIEILIKHNQANNYTLNHLLLKIMTLNIQQSPEDDLSLLKVYFGSAT comes from the coding sequence ATGGTAAAAATTCTAGTGATTGATGATGACCCAATTGTGCAGGCGGTACTGAAAAGAACGCTCCAGAATCAGGGTTATGAAATTACTGTGGCGACAAATGGCAAAGAAGGAATTATCCAAGCGCGGTTACTGCGTCCAGCTTTGATTATTTGCGATTGGGTGATGTCATATTTAGATGGGTTGGAGGTATGCAGACAAATTAAAGCTGATCCAGAATTAGCGACAACCTTTTTTATTTTGTTAACTGCGAAGGGTGCAGCTAGGGGAGAAGAAGAAGATAGAGTCAGAGGACTAGATGCGGGGGCTGATGAATTTATTTCTAAGCCGATTGAGATGAATGAGTTAAAGGCGCGAGTCCGGGCTGGTTTGAGGTTGCATCAATTAAATCAAGATTTGCACAGTCAAAAACAAGCTCTAGAAATTCTCAACCAAACTTTGCAAACTCAAAAGCAAATTATGGAAACAGAATTAGCTGAGGCGGCTGATTATGTGCGATCGCTTTTACCGCCACCACTGACAGGAGTAGTCACCACTGAAACCCTATTTATTCCTTCTGCACAGTTAGGAGGTGATTGCTTTGACTATTACTGGCTAGATGATGATCATCTCGTAATTTATCTGTTAGATGTATCGGGACATGGCGTAGGTTCGGCGCTGCTGTCGGTGTCGGTGCTGAATATGTTGCGATCGCAATCTTTACCCCACACTAATTTTTGTCAACCAAGTGAAGTTCTCAAAGCACTTAATCATAACTTTCAAATGAGTAACCAAGGTGCTAAATATTTCACCATCTGGTATGGAGTGTATGACCGCATTAAACAGCAACTTGTTTATGCTAATGCAGGTCATCCACCAGCCATCCTCATCTCAAATCAATCTCCGAATAATTTGCAAGTTCAACAACTAATCTCCTTAGATTTACCTATAGGTTTTTTACCAGAGGTTGACTTTGTAGAGGCTGTCTTTGAAATTACCGAAAACAGCACTCTTTATATTTTTAGCGATGGAGTTTATGAAATTAATCAACCCAACGGTAAACTATTAGGTCTTGATGCTTTTATTGAAATTTTAATCAAACATAACCAAGCAAACAATTACACGCTCAATCATCTATTATTAAAAATCATGACTTTAAATATTCAACAATCTCCAGAAGATGATTTATCTTTACTAAAAGTTTATTTTGGTAGTGCAACCTAA
- a CDS encoding pitrilysin family protein yields the protein MTPTVKPSLSHSLIHRTVLNNGIVVLVAENPAADIIAGRIFLRAGSCYEQREQAGLAHLLSAVMTKGCEGLSSLEIAEQVESVGASLSADTSTDYFLLSLKTVTSDFPEILALTGKILRSPTFPDEQVELERRLALQDIRSQKEQPFTLAFEQMRQAIYQNHPYAMSLLGDETTMSRITRQDLVQYHQTYFRPDNLVVSIAGRITLTEAVALVEQVFGDWQIPPQPLPVLHLPEIPVNPQSLIKPLQTQQSIVMLGYLGTAVNSPDYAPLKLLSTYLGNGLSSRLFVELREKRGLAYEVSAFYPTRLYPGAFVVYMGTAPENTTIAIDGLRTEVDLLSATEVSTNAFQAAKNKILGQYALGKQTNGQIAQIYGWYEILGLGINFDSQFQQLIADVTVADAQAAASRYLQTPYLSLVGQEEAINLALN from the coding sequence ATGACTCCAACTGTAAAACCTTCCCTGTCTCACTCCTTGATTCATCGCACCGTACTCAACAATGGCATTGTTGTGTTAGTGGCAGAAAATCCGGCGGCGGATATTATTGCTGGGCGAATTTTTCTCCGGGCTGGTAGTTGTTACGAACAACGAGAACAAGCCGGGTTAGCACATTTGCTTTCGGCGGTGATGACTAAAGGCTGTGAAGGGCTTTCGAGCTTAGAAATTGCCGAACAAGTAGAATCTGTAGGGGCTAGTTTGAGTGCAGATACCTCTACAGATTATTTTTTGTTGTCTTTAAAGACTGTCACCTCAGATTTTCCAGAGATATTGGCATTGACGGGAAAAATTTTGCGATCGCCCACCTTCCCCGATGAACAAGTAGAATTAGAACGGCGGTTAGCCTTACAAGATATTCGCTCCCAAAAAGAACAGCCTTTTACTTTGGCTTTTGAGCAAATGCGGCAAGCCATCTACCAAAATCATCCCTATGCGATGTCATTGCTGGGTGATGAAACTACCATGAGCCGCATTACTCGCCAAGACTTGGTGCAGTATCACCAAACTTATTTTCGTCCCGATAATTTAGTTGTGAGTATCGCCGGCAGAATTACCTTAACAGAAGCTGTCGCCTTAGTAGAGCAAGTGTTTGGTGATTGGCAAATACCCCCACAACCATTACCAGTATTGCATCTGCCCGAAATTCCCGTGAATCCCCAAAGTCTAATCAAGCCGCTACAAACCCAACAATCTATTGTGATGTTGGGTTATTTAGGGACAGCCGTCAATTCTCCAGATTACGCCCCACTGAAATTGCTGTCTACCTACTTGGGCAATGGCTTATCTAGTCGTTTATTTGTGGAATTACGCGAAAAACGCGGTCTGGCTTACGAAGTCTCGGCTTTTTATCCCACACGCTTGTATCCTGGTGCGTTTGTTGTTTATATGGGTACAGCCCCAGAAAATACTACCATTGCCATTGACGGACTGCGGACAGAGGTAGATTTACTGTCGGCGACGGAAGTTTCTACCAACGCCTTTCAAGCTGCGAAAAACAAAATTCTTGGACAGTATGCTTTAGGTAAACAAACTAACGGACAAATTGCCCAGATTTACGGCTGGTATGAAATTTTAGGTTTAGGAATTAATTTTGATAGCCAATTTCAACAGCTAATTGCGGACGTGACTGTTGCAGATGCTCAAGCTGCTGCTAGTCGGTATTTGCAAACCCCTTACTTATCTTTAGTTGGTCAGGAAGAGGCTATTAATTTGGCATTGAATTGA
- a CDS encoding STAS domain-containing protein, giving the protein MDSTIKVIQPQGVLNGLTGNKLQHEVSNLLDNGADMLLIDLKEVHFIDSSGLGSLVAAAQMVKTAHAKLFVCSVSDQVNMLFQLTKINRVFQTFADQEDCKRQVLATS; this is encoded by the coding sequence ATGGATTCGACAATCAAAGTCATTCAACCACAAGGCGTATTAAATGGTTTGACAGGTAATAAGTTACAGCATGAAGTGAGTAATCTATTGGATAATGGCGCAGATATGTTGTTGATTGATTTGAAAGAAGTCCATTTTATTGATAGCTCTGGTTTAGGGTCTTTAGTTGCAGCCGCTCAAATGGTGAAAACTGCTCATGCCAAACTGTTTGTTTGCTCTGTAAGTGACCAAGTGAATATGTTATTTCAATTAACAAAAATTAACAGAGTATTTCAAACTTTTGCTGATCAAGAAGACTGTAAACGCCAAGTGTTGGCAACTTCTTAA